A genomic window from Pyxicephalus adspersus chromosome 2, UCB_Pads_2.0, whole genome shotgun sequence includes:
- the DUSP1 gene encoding dual specificity protein phosphatase 1 codes for MVNMEICGMDCSTLKALLAEGAHKCLILDCRSFFSFSSAHILGSSNVRFSTIVKRRAKGSMGLEHIIPNEEQRGQLIAGLYEAVVLLDDRTYELESLRKDSTMMLAVSALCRDPRGSRIFFLKGGYEAFSSECPELCNKCSPPIGLSLPLSANSVPGSADSNCTPCGTPLYDQGGPVEILPFLYLGSAYHASRKDMLDTLGITALINVSANCPNHFEGHYQYKSIPVEDSHKADISSWFNEAIDFIDSVKNNGGRVFVHCQAGISRSATICLAYLMRTNRVKLDEAFEFVKQRRSIISPNFSFMGQLLQFESQVLAPSCSAEAGSPTISVLDRGTSTTTVFNFPVSIPVHPAASSLSYLQSPITTSPSC; via the exons ATGGTCAATATGGAGATTTGTGGCATGGATTGCAGCACGCTGAAAGCACTCCTGGCAGAAGGGGCACACAAATGTCTGATCCTGGACTGTAGATCATTCTTCTCCTTCAGCTCTGCCCACATCCTGGGCTCCAGCAATGTCAGATTCAGCACAATAGTCAAGAGGAGGGCTAAGGGCAGCATGGGCTTGGAGCATATCATCCCCAATGAGGAGCAGAGGGGTCAGCTGATCGCTGGATTGTATGAGGCTGTGGTGCTGCTGGATGATCGGACCTATGAGCTGGAAAGCCTGAGGAAGGACAGCACTATGATGCTGGCAGTCAGTGCCCTGTGCAGGGACCCCAGAGGCAGCAGGATCTTCTTCCTGAAAG GTGGCTATGAAGCATTTTCTTCTGAATGTCCTGAGCTGTGCAACAAATGTTCTCCCCCCATTGGACTAAGCTTGCCCCTCAGTGCCAACAGTGTACCTGGCAGTGCTGACTCCAACTGTACCCCCTGCGGCACCCCATTATATGATCAG GGAGGACCGGTGGAAATCCTGCCTTTTCTTTACCTGGGCAGTGCATATCATGCATCCAGAAAAGACATGCTGGATACCCTTGGCATTACCGCCCTGATCAACGTGTCTGCTAACTGCCCAAATCACTTTGAGGGGCACTACCAGTACAAAAGTATCCCAGTGGAGGACAGCCACAAAGCAGACATCAGCTCCTGGTTCAATGAAGCCATTGATTTCATAG ACTCTGTGAAGAATAATGGTGGTAGAGTGTTTGTTCACTGTCAAGCTGGTATTTCACGTTCTGCTACGATCTGCCTTGCTTATCTGATGAGGACTAACCGTGTAAAGCTGGATGAAGCTTTTGAGTTTGTCAAGCAGCGAAGAAGCATCATTTCTCCTAACTTTAGCTTCATGGGACAGCTCCTTCAGTTTGAATCTCAAGTTCTAGCACCTTCCTGTTCAGCAGAGGCCGGTAGTCCCACAATATCAGTTTTGGACAGAGGAACATCAACTACTACAGTTTTCAATTTCCCAGTTTCTATCCCTGTTCACCCTGCAGCAAGTTCTCTGAGCTACCTTCAGAGTCCGATCACTACATCGCCAAGCTGCTGA